The Pectobacterium carotovorum genome contains a region encoding:
- a CDS encoding glycosyltransferase family 2 protein encodes MNAHKRLSVVMITKNETELIADCLQSVSWADEIIVVDSGSTDDTIEIAHQYGAKVYQHDDWPGYGKQRQRAQSYASGDYIFMIDADERVTPELRQSIESVLTAPDAGDNTVYRCSRRNFFLGRFMKHSGWYPDNVIRLYANQRYRYNDNSVHESLDYGSATLTHLSGDLLHLTCRDFAVFQQKQLRYASAWAEERHRQGKKCRYLSILTHTASAFLKTWILRAGFLDGKHGFLLAIINAQYTFNKYAGLWSRNNIKL; translated from the coding sequence GTGAACGCGCATAAACGCTTATCCGTCGTCATGATTACCAAAAATGAAACGGAGCTGATCGCCGATTGCCTGCAGTCTGTCTCGTGGGCAGATGAAATTATTGTCGTCGATTCCGGCAGCACAGATGACACGATAGAAATAGCGCATCAATACGGTGCCAAAGTCTATCAACACGACGACTGGCCGGGGTATGGCAAGCAGCGACAGCGTGCACAGAGTTATGCCAGCGGTGATTATATTTTCATGATTGACGCGGATGAACGAGTGACGCCCGAATTACGGCAATCAATCGAATCCGTGCTTACTGCCCCAGACGCTGGTGATAATACGGTTTACCGCTGTTCACGACGCAATTTTTTCCTTGGTCGCTTTATGAAGCATAGCGGATGGTATCCCGATAACGTTATCCGTCTCTATGCGAATCAGCGCTACCGCTATAACGACAACAGCGTGCACGAATCTCTTGATTATGGCTCAGCCACATTGACGCATTTATCAGGTGATTTATTGCATCTAACCTGCCGAGACTTCGCCGTTTTTCAACAAAAACAGCTACGCTATGCTTCAGCATGGGCGGAAGAACGACACCGTCAGGGGAAAAAGTGCCGCTACCTTAGTATCCTTACGCACACGGCTTCGGCATTCTTAAAAACCTGGATATTACGTGCTGGTTTTTTGGATGGAAAACACGGTTTTCTACTCGCGATTATTAATGCGCAGTACACATTCAATAAATACGCTGGGTTATGGTCTCGTAATAATATAAAGTTGTGA
- the rfaQ gene encoding putative lipopolysaccharide heptosyltransferase III — MHMHSKEKRLARERVKRILVIKLRHFGDVLLTTPLLGTLKQHYESAQIDVLVYSGTEVMLSGNPDIHTCFTVDRNLKHEGIRAQWHGENTLWKALKAQQYDLIINLSDQWRAALYCKFLTSAISIGFSWPKRDNLLWKSCHNMLVETTQYNEQHTVLNNLSILSPLELPETNTSVKMSWRPEDEKYVSQLLEQHSLSDYVLIHPGARWAFKTWSALSFAALIDHLTNQGKRVVLAGGTSAEELQIATTIINNVANPTQIVNLTGQLELPQLAILIDKAQLFIGVDSAPMHMAAARQTPSVALFGPSNLKQWHPWQAPHTLLWAGDYRPLPKPEEIDTNTQERYLDAIPVSDVIAATSKWLS; from the coding sequence ATGCATATGCATTCGAAAGAAAAACGGCTAGCCAGAGAACGCGTTAAGCGAATTCTCGTTATCAAACTACGGCATTTCGGTGACGTCTTGTTGACCACCCCGTTATTAGGGACGCTGAAACAGCATTACGAGAGCGCCCAGATTGATGTACTGGTTTATAGCGGTACAGAGGTCATGCTCTCCGGTAATCCAGATATTCACACCTGTTTCACCGTTGACAGAAATCTCAAACATGAAGGCATCCGTGCACAATGGCATGGAGAAAATACGCTTTGGAAAGCGCTGAAAGCACAACAATACGACCTCATCATCAATCTTTCCGATCAATGGCGTGCTGCGCTTTACTGTAAATTCCTCACTTCTGCGATTAGCATTGGCTTCAGTTGGCCAAAGAGGGACAACCTCTTATGGAAGTCTTGCCATAATATGTTGGTTGAAACGACGCAGTACAACGAGCAACACACTGTTTTAAACAATCTTTCCATCCTCTCGCCCCTGGAACTTCCTGAGACGAACACCTCAGTGAAGATGTCCTGGCGACCGGAAGATGAAAAATATGTCAGCCAATTGCTCGAACAGCACAGCTTATCTGACTATGTATTGATCCACCCAGGCGCTCGCTGGGCGTTCAAAACCTGGTCTGCGCTCTCTTTCGCAGCATTAATTGATCATCTGACAAATCAGGGAAAACGCGTTGTTCTGGCTGGCGGAACATCAGCCGAAGAACTGCAGATAGCGACAACGATTATCAACAACGTGGCAAACCCGACACAAATTGTAAATCTGACCGGACAGTTGGAATTACCTCAACTCGCGATACTGATTGATAAAGCACAGTTATTTATTGGCGTTGATTCTGCACCTATGCACATGGCGGCAGCACGACAAACCCCTTCTGTTGCGCTATTTGGCCCGAGCAACCTGAAACAGTGGCATCCATGGCAGGCACCACACACATTGTTATGGGCTGGCGACTATCGCCCACTCCCCAAGCCCGAGGAAATTGATACTAATACACAGGAGCGTTACCTTGACGCCATTCCGGTCTCTGACGTGATTGCTGCGACCAGTAAGTGGCTTTCCTAA
- the rfaC gene encoding lipopolysaccharide heptosyltransferase RfaC — protein MRVLIVKTSSMGDVLHTLPALTDAMQVIPGIQFDWVVEEGFAQIPSWHPAVSRVIPVAIRRWRKSWFSAPIRQERAEFKRQLRQHRYDAVIDAQGLIKSALLVTRLANGKKHGLDCKSAREPLASWFYNYRHPISRQQHAVERVRELFAASLGYRKPAERGDYAIASRFLSQPPADANCYLVFLHATTRDEKHWPEAHWRELIALLAPSGLRIKLPWGAEHEHQRALRLAEEFSHVEVLPRLTLQQVAEVLAGAKAVVSVDTGLSHLTAALDRPNITLYGPTDPGLIGGYGMNQVVEMSGDNSMNTISPQAIFQQLQSLI, from the coding sequence ATGAGAGTGCTGATCGTGAAAACATCGTCGATGGGTGATGTGCTGCATACGTTGCCAGCCTTGACCGATGCCATGCAGGTGATTCCCGGTATTCAATTCGACTGGGTGGTTGAAGAAGGTTTCGCGCAGATTCCCAGCTGGCACCCGGCGGTTTCCCGCGTGATTCCAGTGGCGATACGCCGCTGGCGCAAAAGCTGGTTCAGCGCCCCGATACGTCAGGAACGTGCAGAATTTAAACGCCAACTACGCCAGCACCGCTATGATGCCGTCATTGATGCGCAAGGGCTGATTAAAAGCGCGCTGCTGGTGACGCGACTCGCTAACGGAAAGAAACACGGACTGGATTGCAAGAGCGCGCGTGAGCCGCTGGCAAGCTGGTTTTATAACTATCGCCACCCGATAAGCCGTCAGCAGCATGCCGTCGAGCGCGTACGAGAGCTGTTTGCCGCCAGTCTGGGCTACCGGAAACCCGCCGAGCGCGGCGATTATGCGATTGCCTCGCGTTTCCTCTCCCAGCCGCCCGCAGACGCCAACTGCTATCTGGTGTTTCTCCACGCCACAACGCGCGATGAAAAACACTGGCCGGAAGCGCACTGGCGTGAACTGATTGCCCTATTGGCACCGAGCGGACTACGCATCAAACTCCCCTGGGGAGCGGAACATGAGCACCAGCGCGCATTACGGCTGGCGGAAGAATTCTCCCACGTTGAGGTCTTACCGCGCCTCACGCTGCAACAGGTCGCCGAGGTATTAGCAGGCGCCAAAGCCGTTGTTTCCGTCGATACCGGGCTTAGCCACCTGACGGCAGCGCTGGATCGTCCCAACATCACCTTATACGGGCCAACCGACCCAGGGTTGATTGGCGGCTACGGAATGAATCAGGTGGTGGAAATGTCTGGTGACAATTCCATGAATACAATTTCACCCCAAGCAATCTTTCAACAATTACAATCTCTTATATAA
- the waaA gene encoding lipid IV(A) 3-deoxy-D-manno-octulosonic acid transferase, with amino-acid sequence MLQTLYTIILYLIQPLIWLRLWLRGRKAPAYRRRWGERYGFCAEKVKPDGIMLHSVSVGETLAAIPLVRALRHRYPNLPITVTTMTPTGSERVRSAFGDTVYHVYLPYDLPCALRRFFDQVRPKIVIIMETELWPNLIAELHKREIPLVIANARLSERSAAGYKKIGKLMRHILRRITLVAAQNQEDGNRFIDLGLKRSSLKVTGSLKFDISVTPELAARAITLRRQWAPHRPVWIATSTHEGEEAIVLAAHRQLLATYPDLLLILVPRHPERFATTQALTENLGFTYTLRSSGEQPSANTQVVIGDTMGELMLLYGIADLAFVGGSLVERGGHNPLEAAAHAIPVLMGPHTFNFKDICNKLDQADGLITVTDADSLGKEVGKLLADEDYRLYYGRHAVEVLHQNQGALQMLLTLLEPYLPQRTQ; translated from the coding sequence ATGCTACAAACTCTCTACACCATTATCCTGTACCTCATCCAACCGTTGATTTGGCTTCGCCTGTGGCTTCGTGGCCGCAAAGCGCCAGCCTATCGTCGGCGCTGGGGTGAACGTTACGGTTTTTGTGCAGAGAAGGTTAAGCCAGACGGTATCATGCTGCACTCGGTATCGGTGGGTGAAACGCTGGCTGCCATTCCCTTAGTGAGAGCACTGCGCCATCGTTACCCCAATCTGCCGATCACAGTAACAACCATGACGCCAACTGGTTCCGAGCGCGTACGCTCCGCTTTTGGCGACACGGTCTATCACGTTTACCTGCCTTATGATTTACCCTGTGCCCTGAGACGCTTTTTTGACCAGGTTCGTCCGAAAATCGTCATCATTATGGAAACCGAGCTGTGGCCGAATCTGATTGCAGAGTTGCACAAGCGAGAAATTCCGCTGGTTATTGCCAATGCCCGACTGTCAGAACGTTCTGCTGCGGGTTATAAAAAGATCGGAAAGCTAATGCGCCATATCTTACGACGCATTACCCTCGTCGCTGCGCAGAATCAGGAGGACGGGAATCGATTTATCGATCTTGGCCTGAAGCGTTCCAGCCTGAAAGTGACCGGCAGCCTCAAATTTGATATTTCCGTAACGCCGGAACTGGCGGCACGAGCCATTACATTACGCCGACAATGGGCGCCGCATCGTCCGGTATGGATAGCCACCAGTACACACGAAGGTGAAGAAGCGATCGTTCTGGCTGCTCACCGACAACTGCTTGCCACCTATCCTGATTTACTGCTGATTCTTGTCCCTCGTCATCCGGAACGTTTCGCCACCACGCAGGCATTGACAGAAAATCTGGGATTCACCTACACGCTGCGCAGCAGTGGTGAACAGCCTTCTGCCAACACGCAGGTGGTAATTGGGGACACCATGGGCGAACTGATGCTGTTGTACGGCATCGCCGATCTGGCCTTTGTTGGTGGAAGTTTGGTTGAACGAGGCGGGCATAATCCGCTAGAAGCCGCAGCCCATGCTATTCCGGTATTGATGGGGCCACACACGTTCAATTTTAAAGATATCTGCAACAAGCTCGATCAGGCTGACGGATTGATTACCGTGACCGATGCTGACTCACTTGGAAAAGAAGTCGGGAAACTGCTCGCTGACGAAGACTATCGCCTCTACTATGGTCGACACGCCGTGGAAGTGTTACACCAAAACCAGGGTGCTCTACAGATGCTGCTTACGCTTCTGGAACCTTATTTGCCCCAGCGGACGCAGTAA
- a CDS encoding O-antigen ligase family protein, which produces MKLDFLPAFLTDADKRNFPTITAFLLGLSLPLSNQLLKVALVLALICVLKYRDMKYWRQLIIHPMVILPALMVGLLALSLLTHHHEAGPEMVEKYKKLLYVLPLALFFVLQSAQSKALFSGFLLGNGIVLVLSIAGGLFHLFPGHIDPANPTVFKLQITHNFFMAMAVFLWLERARISQGSGRIGYLLLALAACCNILFMVQGRIGYIALIAGIAAWALLSLKPRQALLAIGSGVVVICLLFTIPNRAAERITLGVHEIQNCLQQKTGDAYSACDSSMGQRTAFILQATQLIEQAPLLGNGAGSFWYHNPETGYSVNNPHNQYLLETIQNGAVGLVIFLLWMASFAIAAWNQPPREKSIFVTLLVIYLSGNLFNSFLLDSTEGHLFVILTALLLAKHIPLVKRNKNAAPQHGTPS; this is translated from the coding sequence ATGAAACTTGATTTTTTACCCGCATTCCTTACGGACGCTGATAAGAGAAATTTCCCCACCATTACCGCCTTCTTGCTTGGGCTTTCTCTGCCGCTCTCTAATCAACTGCTGAAAGTCGCGTTGGTCCTGGCACTAATCTGCGTCTTGAAATACCGGGATATGAAGTATTGGCGTCAGCTGATTATTCATCCAATGGTGATCCTTCCCGCATTGATGGTCGGCTTATTAGCGCTATCCCTGCTCACTCATCATCATGAGGCAGGGCCGGAGATGGTCGAAAAATACAAGAAGCTGCTGTATGTCCTGCCTCTTGCTTTATTCTTTGTGCTCCAATCAGCACAGAGCAAAGCGTTATTCAGCGGCTTTCTCTTGGGAAATGGGATTGTCCTTGTACTGAGTATAGCTGGCGGTTTGTTCCACCTCTTTCCTGGACATATCGACCCTGCGAACCCGACCGTTTTTAAGTTACAGATTACTCACAACTTTTTTATGGCCATGGCCGTATTTCTCTGGCTTGAGCGAGCCAGAATCAGCCAGGGATCTGGACGGATCGGTTACCTGCTATTAGCACTAGCCGCTTGCTGCAATATACTGTTTATGGTGCAAGGCAGAATCGGGTACATCGCCCTTATTGCAGGTATTGCCGCTTGGGCCTTACTCTCTCTGAAACCGCGTCAGGCCCTGCTCGCGATAGGATCTGGCGTTGTCGTCATTTGCTTGTTGTTTACGATTCCTAACCGTGCAGCCGAACGCATTACACTTGGTGTCCACGAAATACAAAACTGTCTACAGCAAAAAACCGGCGATGCCTATTCTGCTTGTGACAGTTCAATGGGGCAACGAACCGCATTTATTTTACAGGCTACGCAACTCATTGAGCAGGCTCCGCTGTTGGGCAACGGCGCAGGAAGTTTCTGGTACCACAACCCTGAAACAGGCTACAGCGTAAATAACCCACACAACCAGTATTTACTGGAAACGATACAGAATGGTGCCGTCGGCCTTGTCATATTCCTTCTATGGATGGCTAGCTTTGCTATTGCCGCGTGGAACCAGCCACCGCGAGAGAAAAGCATTTTTGTTACCCTTCTGGTCATTTATTTAAGTGGTAACCTCTTTAACTCATTCCTGTTGGATTCAACGGAAGGACACCTGTTTGTGATTCTGACCGCACTCCTGCTGGCGAAGCATATTCCACTGGTGAAGCGCAATAAAAACGCAGCGCCACAGCACGGTACGCCATCATAG